The Osmerus eperlanus chromosome 15, fOsmEpe2.1, whole genome shotgun sequence genome includes a window with the following:
- the dtx3la gene encoding E3 ubiquitin-protein ligase DTX3L1 — translation MGSVQSKDKWHCTRYINGQGPPSLKDQAEQGLNKSSERTQPAGQMTWVILHRDLPGYPEDNTIQINYVIGDGIQSDKHPNPGQTFRGVRILAYLPDNKEGRKVLRLLDKAFNQRLVFKVVTNDIGEDVATLTDIPHKTQPDGGSKSDSYPDPDYLKTTRRILKEKGIE, via the exons ATGGGGTCTGTGCAGAGCAAGGATAAGTGGCACTGTACCAGATACATTAATGGACAGGGACCACCATCCCTTAAAGACCAAG CTGAACAGGGTCTGAATAAGAGTTCTGAGAGGACTCAGCCAGCTGGACAAATGACATGGGTCATCTTACACAGGGACCTCCCTGGTTACCCTGAGGATAACACCATACAAATCAACTATGTGATCGGAGATGGAATCCAGTCG GATAAGCATCCCAACCCAGGTCAGACATTTAGGGGTGTCAGGATATTGGCCTATCTACCTGACAacaaagaggggagaaaggtgCTTAGATTGCTGGACAAAGCCTTTAACCAGAGACTGGTCTTCAAAGTGGTGACTAATGACATTGGAGAAGATGTGGCTACTTTGACAGATATCCCCCATAAAACTCAACCGGATGGAGGAAGCAAGAG TGACAGCTATCCAGATCCTGACTACCTAAAAACAACCAGGAGGATACTGAAAGAAAAAGGCATAGagtga